The proteins below are encoded in one region of Alistipes indistinctus YIT 12060:
- the ispF gene encoding 2-C-methyl-D-erythritol 2,4-cyclodiphosphate synthase: MGNFRIGHGYDVHALAPGLELWLGGIKIEHEAGCIAHSDGDVVIHALCDALLGAAALGDIGLHFPDTSDDFKGIDSKILLRRTVELLSAKGYRIGNVDCTLCLQRPKVKPHIEAMRRTLAAAMGIAAEEVSVKATTTEKLGFVGRQEGVEAHAVALIYKE, encoded by the coding sequence ATGGGAAATTTCAGGATCGGACACGGGTATGATGTCCATGCTTTGGCACCGGGGTTAGAACTGTGGCTCGGCGGAATAAAAATCGAGCATGAAGCGGGTTGCATCGCCCATTCGGACGGTGACGTGGTGATCCATGCGCTGTGCGACGCCTTGCTAGGCGCAGCAGCGCTCGGCGATATCGGCCTGCATTTTCCCGACACATCGGACGATTTCAAGGGAATCGACAGCAAAATTCTGTTGCGGCGCACAGTCGAGCTGCTTTCCGCAAAAGGATACCGCATCGGCAATGTGGACTGTACGCTCTGCCTGCAACGCCCGAAGGTAAAACCGCACATCGAAGCGATGCGCCGCACACTGGCCGCAGCGATGGGCATAGCCGCCGAAGAGGTATCGGTCAAAGCGACGACCACCGAAAAGCTCGGTTTCGTCGGACGGCAGGAAGGCGTGGAGGCGCATGCCGTGGCGTTGATCTACAAAGAATAA
- a CDS encoding redox-sensing transcriptional repressor Rex has product MNIPEKTIERLSEYRRTLLSCHEQGITHIFSHVLAGIHGITAVQVRRDLMLIGFSSDTKKGYDVEVLIDFISGILDNRSVVNIGVIGMGHLGQALTKYFNGRRSKLRIIAAFDVDPQKAGHEIDHIPCYPMERFEETVEQLDIKIVILSPPTAVASELVVPIINAGIKGVLNFTSMPLNFPRGIFVENYDITTLLEKVAYFVKEAEES; this is encoded by the coding sequence ATGAACATACCCGAAAAAACCATCGAGCGGCTCAGCGAATACCGCCGCACCCTGCTCTCCTGCCATGAGCAGGGTATCACGCATATCTTCTCGCATGTGCTGGCCGGCATCCACGGCATTACAGCCGTGCAAGTCCGCCGCGACCTGATGCTGATCGGCTTCTCGAGCGACACGAAAAAGGGATACGACGTCGAAGTGCTGATCGATTTCATCAGCGGTATCCTCGACAACCGTAGCGTCGTGAATATCGGCGTGATCGGCATGGGGCACCTGGGGCAGGCGCTGACCAAATATTTCAACGGACGACGGTCGAAACTGCGGATTATCGCGGCATTCGACGTCGACCCGCAGAAAGCGGGGCACGAAATCGACCACATCCCCTGCTATCCGATGGAGCGTTTCGAAGAGACGGTCGAGCAGCTCGACATCAAAATCGTAATCCTCTCGCCCCCGACGGCCGTCGCTTCGGAATTGGTCGTCCCGATCATCAATGCCGGCATCAAAGGCGTACTCAATTTCACCTCGATGCCGCTGAATTTCCCTCGCGGAATCTTCGTCGAGAATTACGACATCACCACATTGCTCGAAAAGGTGGCTTATTTCGTAAAAGAGGCTGAGGAGAGTTGA
- a CDS encoding HAD family hydrolase yields MIKGVIFDMDGVLVDNRDAHIEAFTRLFKKYGVPFDREKFMPSFGMTNDMIFARQAPELLERYPLEQLSLEKEALYRSIFEESIAPTRGLVDFLKSLKEHGIKIAVGSSGNTNNVNFVLSRCHIAEYFDAIANGDMISHGKPDPEVYLLAAKLLGLKPEECVVIEDAPVGIEAARRAGMAAVALATTFSRDRIPDYDILVDDFTQLGYEQVMHLPAFADRPVQVEN; encoded by the coding sequence ATGATTAAAGGGGTGATTTTTGATATGGATGGGGTGCTGGTCGACAACCGTGACGCCCACATCGAAGCATTTACGAGACTGTTCAAAAAGTACGGAGTGCCGTTCGACCGTGAAAAATTCATGCCCAGTTTCGGCATGACCAACGACATGATCTTTGCCCGGCAGGCGCCCGAACTGCTCGAACGGTATCCGCTCGAACAGCTTTCACTCGAAAAAGAGGCGCTGTACCGCAGCATTTTCGAAGAGTCGATCGCGCCGACGCGCGGATTGGTCGATTTCCTCAAAAGCCTCAAAGAGCATGGAATCAAAATCGCGGTAGGTTCGTCGGGCAATACGAACAATGTCAATTTCGTATTGTCCCGTTGTCATATTGCGGAGTACTTCGATGCGATTGCCAACGGCGATATGATTTCGCACGGAAAACCCGATCCGGAAGTTTACCTGTTGGCTGCGAAATTGTTGGGATTAAAGCCCGAAGAGTGCGTCGTAATCGAGGATGCTCCCGTCGGTATCGAGGCGGCACGCCGGGCCGGAATGGCTGCCGTGGCGTTGGCCACTACTTTTTCGCGAGACCGGATTCCCGATTACGATATCCTGGTCGACGATTTCACACAGCTTGGCTATGAACAGGTGATGCATTTGCCTGCATTTGCCGACCGGCCTGTACAGGTCGAAAACTGA
- a CDS encoding aminoacyl-histidine dipeptidase codes for MSEITNLSPRLVWQYFDEITRVPRPSKKEGKIRAFLIDFAKKHHLDYRQDAAGNIVILKPATPGCEKSPVVILQSHMDMVCEKNSDVTFDFDNDPIRTRIDGEWVRAEGTTLGADCGIGMAAAMAMLTADKVEHGPIEALFTVDEETGLTGAFGLGEGMLTGKYLINLDSEDEGEIFIGCAGGIDTLATILYTPEPAPAGLVWFRIALSGLKGGHSGDDIDKGRGNSNKLLNRFLRYGTREFGLRLAQFDGGNLRNAIPREAFAIFGVSAGCVKPMLERFETYKAEITAEFQMTESSLEVTLAEEPAPAQVVDEVTQRRLVNAVCGVPNGVLAMSSAMPGLVETSTNLASVKFPEPGRIVVTTSQRSSVGSARDEAAASVRAVFDLAGARVIHSDGYPGWNPNPGSRLLKVAEQTYERLFGHAPKVRAIHAGLECGLFLEKYPHLEMVSFGPTLRGVHSPDERLEIPTVDKFWKLLVGVVDALR; via the coding sequence ATGTCAGAAATAACCAACTTGTCGCCCCGTTTGGTGTGGCAGTACTTCGATGAAATTACGCGGGTGCCGCGTCCTTCGAAAAAAGAGGGGAAGATCAGAGCCTTTTTGATCGATTTTGCGAAAAAGCACCATCTCGATTACCGGCAGGACGCTGCAGGCAACATCGTGATCCTGAAACCCGCCACGCCGGGCTGCGAGAAGAGTCCCGTCGTGATCCTGCAAAGCCACATGGATATGGTGTGCGAAAAGAACAGCGATGTAACGTTCGATTTTGACAACGATCCGATCCGGACGCGTATCGACGGCGAGTGGGTGCGCGCCGAGGGGACGACGCTCGGAGCCGACTGCGGTATCGGCATGGCTGCCGCGATGGCGATGCTCACAGCCGACAAGGTCGAACACGGCCCGATTGAAGCGCTGTTCACCGTCGACGAGGAGACCGGTCTGACCGGTGCTTTCGGTCTCGGTGAGGGGATGCTGACCGGTAAATACCTGATTAACCTCGATTCGGAAGACGAGGGAGAAATATTTATCGGTTGTGCCGGAGGGATCGACACGTTGGCGACTATCCTTTATACCCCCGAACCTGCGCCGGCGGGACTGGTCTGGTTCCGAATCGCGCTGTCCGGTCTTAAAGGCGGGCATTCGGGCGATGATATAGATAAAGGGAGAGGAAATTCGAACAAGTTGCTGAACCGTTTCCTGCGTTACGGAACGCGGGAGTTCGGATTGCGTCTGGCGCAATTCGACGGCGGTAACCTGCGTAATGCGATTCCCCGCGAGGCATTTGCAATATTCGGGGTTTCGGCGGGGTGTGTCAAGCCGATGTTGGAGCGGTTTGAAACGTATAAAGCGGAAATAACCGCAGAATTCCAGATGACGGAATCGTCGTTGGAGGTTACGCTGGCCGAAGAACCGGCCCCTGCACAGGTGGTTGACGAGGTGACGCAGCGTCGCCTCGTCAATGCCGTTTGCGGTGTTCCGAACGGTGTGCTGGCGATGAGTTCTGCGATGCCGGGACTTGTCGAAACCTCGACGAACCTGGCATCTGTAAAATTTCCGGAACCGGGGCGGATCGTTGTGACCACCTCACAGCGTTCGTCGGTGGGAAGCGCCCGTGATGAGGCGGCTGCATCGGTCAGGGCCGTATTTGATCTGGCCGGTGCCCGGGTGATTCATTCGGACGGTTATCCGGGTTGGAACCCCAATCCCGGTTCCCGTTTATTGAAAGTGGCCGAGCAGACTTACGAACGCCTGTTCGGTCATGCGCCGAAAGTGCGTGCGATCCATGCCGGGTTGGAGTGCGGACTGTTCCTTGAAAAATACCCGCATCTGGAGATGGTTTCGTTCGGTCCCACGCTGCGCGGCGTTCATTCGCCCGACGAACGGCTCGAAATCCCTACGGTCGACAAGTTCTGGAAACTATTGGTCGGGGTGGTGGACGCTCTTCGATAA
- a CDS encoding NUDIX hydrolase, with amino-acid sequence MQNDEKEKSGWQVTDSEYLFRRPWLTVRRDRLRLPNGNEIPEYYVLEYPDWVNVLAVTTDQKFVFVRQYRHGLGLTAFELCAGVCEKEDSSPLESAQRELWEETGYGNGTWQEYMVLSANPSATNNLTHCFLATGVEPVSTQHLEPTEDLTVHLLSLDEVKTLLREDAIKQALHAASLWKYMAENKLW; translated from the coding sequence ATGCAAAACGACGAGAAAGAGAAAAGCGGCTGGCAAGTCACCGACAGCGAATACCTGTTCCGCCGTCCGTGGCTGACCGTGCGACGCGACCGTCTCAGACTGCCTAACGGCAACGAGATCCCCGAATACTATGTCCTCGAATATCCGGATTGGGTGAATGTGCTGGCCGTTACGACCGATCAGAAGTTCGTTTTCGTACGTCAATACCGGCACGGGCTCGGCCTGACCGCTTTTGAACTGTGCGCAGGCGTCTGCGAAAAAGAAGACTCCTCGCCGTTGGAATCGGCCCAACGGGAACTGTGGGAAGAGACGGGTTACGGGAACGGCACGTGGCAGGAATACATGGTGCTTTCGGCCAATCCCAGTGCCACGAACAACCTGACCCACTGCTTCCTGGCTACCGGAGTAGAACCGGTTTCGACCCAGCACCTCGAACCGACCGAAGATCTTACCGTACACTTGCTCTCCCTCGACGAAGTCAAAACCTTGCTGCGCGAAGATGCCATCAAACAAGCGTTACACGCTGCCTCGCTGTGGAAATACATGGCGGAAAACAAGCTGTGGTAA
- a CDS encoding acyl-CoA thioesterase, with amino-acid sequence MITRDIPIRVRYYETDCMGIVHHSNYVRYYETARTEMLREFGTTYQEMEREGVMLPVLDVQSHYITPAYDDDLLTVRVTLAEPPRVKMRFDYEIFRENGELINTGSVTLAFMNSTTRRACRAPKYFLELLKPYFPEH; translated from the coding sequence ATGATTACACGCGACATACCGATCCGGGTCCGTTATTACGAGACCGACTGCATGGGCATCGTGCACCATTCGAATTACGTCCGTTATTACGAAACGGCACGTACCGAAATGCTTCGCGAGTTCGGCACGACCTACCAGGAGATGGAGCGCGAAGGCGTGATGCTGCCCGTGCTGGACGTCCAGTCGCACTACATCACTCCGGCCTATGACGACGATCTGCTGACCGTACGGGTTACGCTGGCCGAACCGCCGCGGGTCAAAATGCGCTTCGACTACGAGATTTTCCGCGAAAACGGAGAACTGATCAACACCGGCTCGGTCACACTGGCGTTTATGAACAGCACCACGCGCCGGGCATGCCGCGCACCGAAATACTTCCTCGAATTGTTGAAACCCTACTTTCCGGAACACTAA
- the guaB gene encoding IMP dehydrogenase, which translates to MSFIADKIQTEGLTFDDVLLIPAYSEVLPREVSITSRFSRNVPINTPIVSAAMDTVTEADMAIAIAREGGIGVIHKNMTIANQAAQVRKVKRAENGMIYDPITIGKDNTVGDALQLMKENHIGGIPVVTSDNTLIGIVTNRDLRFQRDMKRPIDDVMTKDKLITTHNPDLKNASDILLQNKIEKLPVVDDKGRLIGLLTYKDITKVQANPNACKDAKGRLRVAAGVGVTHDTMERVAALYEANVDAIVIDTAHGHSIHVANMLKKVKAKYPDLDVVVGNIATAEAAKMLVEAGADGVKVGIGPGSICTTRIIAGIGMPQLSAIYEVAHALEGKDVPVIADGGLRYSGDIVKALAAGADSVMAGSLFAGVEESPGETIIYNGRKFKTYRGMGSLEAMQHGSKDRYFQDMEDDIKKLVPEGIAARVPYKGSLKEVIYQMIGGLRAGMGYCGAKDVEALKKARFVRITNSGMQESHPHDVTITREAPNYSRGE; encoded by the coding sequence ATGTCGTTCATTGCAGATAAAATTCAGACCGAAGGACTCACATTCGATGACGTCCTGTTGATCCCGGCTTATTCGGAAGTGCTTCCCCGCGAAGTCAGCATTACCTCGCGATTCTCACGCAACGTGCCCATCAACACGCCGATCGTTTCGGCAGCCATGGATACCGTGACGGAAGCCGACATGGCCATCGCTATCGCCCGCGAAGGAGGAATCGGCGTAATCCACAAAAATATGACGATCGCCAACCAAGCCGCCCAGGTGCGCAAGGTGAAGCGCGCCGAGAACGGTATGATCTACGACCCGATCACCATCGGCAAAGACAATACGGTAGGCGATGCGTTGCAGCTGATGAAAGAGAACCACATCGGCGGAATTCCCGTGGTCACCTCGGACAATACGCTGATCGGCATCGTAACGAACCGCGACCTGCGGTTCCAGCGCGACATGAAGCGCCCGATCGACGATGTGATGACCAAGGACAAACTGATCACCACGCACAATCCCGACCTGAAAAACGCTTCGGATATCCTGTTGCAAAACAAAATCGAGAAGCTGCCCGTGGTGGATGACAAAGGGCGGCTGATCGGCCTGCTGACGTACAAAGACATCACCAAAGTACAGGCCAACCCGAACGCCTGCAAAGACGCTAAAGGCCGCCTGCGGGTAGCCGCCGGGGTCGGCGTGACGCATGACACGATGGAACGCGTGGCCGCGCTCTATGAGGCCAATGTGGACGCTATCGTGATCGACACCGCGCACGGCCATTCGATCCATGTGGCGAACATGCTGAAAAAAGTGAAAGCGAAATATCCCGACCTGGATGTCGTAGTAGGCAACATCGCCACGGCCGAAGCAGCCAAAATGCTCGTCGAAGCGGGCGCGGACGGCGTGAAGGTCGGTATCGGCCCCGGTTCCATCTGTACGACGCGCATCATCGCCGGTATCGGCATGCCGCAGCTGTCGGCCATCTACGAAGTTGCGCACGCGCTCGAAGGCAAAGATGTTCCGGTGATCGCCGACGGCGGTCTCCGCTATTCGGGCGATATCGTGAAAGCCCTCGCCGCCGGAGCGGATTCGGTAATGGCCGGTTCGCTGTTCGCCGGTGTAGAGGAATCCCCCGGAGAGACGATCATCTACAACGGTCGTAAATTCAAGACTTACCGGGGCATGGGTTCACTTGAAGCAATGCAGCACGGCTCGAAAGACCGTTATTTCCAGGATATGGAAGACGATATCAAGAAGCTCGTTCCGGAAGGAATCGCCGCGCGTGTACCGTACAAAGGCTCGCTCAAAGAGGTGATCTACCAGATGATCGGCGGCCTGCGAGCCGGTATGGGCTACTGCGGAGCCAAAGACGTCGAGGCGTTGAAAAAAGCACGTTTCGTCCGAATCACGAATTCTGGTATGCAGGAGAGCCATCCGCACGACGTAACGATCACGCGCGAGGCTCCGAACTATAGCCGCGGGGAGTAA
- a CDS encoding LysM peptidoglycan-binding domain-containing protein: MRRALLFWVFILVTTPVLQAQQPAERSSSRVTIAGETFYVHTVKPGETFYSLGKLYDTDEETIRARNPIVIDGLRPGQVLKIPIVNGNKKTLSARKMNKLFDTHVVNQGETAYSISKRYGISLATLMEDNPGFDPAHLSIGQKVNVRIESQGEASGAEIEQELDTYKEALDNLSPRFTHHVVEKGETLYSLSKSTGLPIDTITKYNATELRDGLKLGSILKLPLPPGAVKAGAGATVGSDVHGDTSGSLGVGSGVAGRVSGDHGTGTAPQGPGWPSATGEQRYTETAGNQAVDPAGFPASYPAAVPGAYPSSAGGAVRMKQIDITAPIRVAVLLPLRVGNSSDRRYLEFYQGVLLALDELKSTGVSTQVDLFNTGRSEAEVRDLLRQNAVQQADLIIGPVYDDCFAPVAVFAAERGIPVVSPLASMNFAGGSLMFEAAPLQSAKYAKLQDEFSPSNNVVVVSATSNNDAEMLGEINSLLPASARKVTYTKGGGGPLVEGWLNMDKENVFVVLSENEQMTEEILASISSVQNSRISRGLPSPSIKVVGSSRWARFQNLDKNLFFKLNLRYTTNYHADRGNERVANFDRRYVAAFSSLPSMYAYRGYDVAKLFVGAIKLHGNEFVSYLNDRELPLLQTPYRFVQQGSDGKYSNNDWAKVCYNSNYTIDVQ, translated from the coding sequence ATGAGAAGAGCACTGTTGTTTTGGGTTTTTATTTTGGTTACCACTCCTGTGCTGCAGGCACAGCAGCCGGCCGAACGTTCCTCCAGCCGGGTGACGATTGCGGGCGAAACTTTCTACGTTCATACGGTGAAACCGGGCGAAACCTTCTATTCGCTCGGCAAGTTGTACGATACCGACGAGGAGACGATCCGGGCCCGTAACCCGATCGTGATCGACGGCCTGCGTCCGGGACAGGTCTTGAAGATTCCCATTGTCAATGGGAACAAGAAGACTTTGTCGGCACGCAAAATGAACAAATTGTTCGATACGCATGTCGTCAACCAGGGCGAAACCGCCTATTCGATTTCGAAACGGTACGGCATTTCGCTCGCTACCCTGATGGAAGATAATCCCGGTTTCGATCCCGCGCACCTGTCGATCGGACAGAAGGTCAATGTCCGCATCGAAAGCCAGGGCGAGGCGAGCGGAGCGGAGATCGAACAGGAACTCGATACTTATAAAGAAGCGCTCGACAACCTGTCTCCCCGTTTTACGCATCATGTCGTCGAGAAGGGCGAGACCCTTTACTCCCTGAGCAAATCCACAGGTTTGCCTATCGATACGATTACCAAATATAACGCTACCGAATTGCGAGACGGCCTGAAACTCGGCTCGATCCTCAAATTACCGCTGCCGCCGGGAGCGGTGAAGGCAGGTGCGGGTGCAACAGTCGGTTCAGATGTGCATGGCGACACTTCGGGTTCCCTTGGAGTGGGATCGGGTGTAGCTGGCCGGGTTTCCGGGGATCATGGAACCGGAACCGCACCGCAGGGCCCGGGGTGGCCTTCGGCGACGGGAGAACAACGGTATACAGAAACTGCAGGCAATCAGGCTGTCGATCCTGCCGGTTTCCCGGCTTCTTATCCGGCTGCTGTACCGGGTGCTTATCCTTCTTCAGCCGGTGGCGCTGTCCGCATGAAACAGATCGACATCACCGCACCGATCCGGGTGGCAGTGCTGCTCCCGTTGCGCGTGGGAAATTCGTCCGACCGCCGTTACCTGGAATTTTACCAGGGTGTATTGCTGGCGCTCGACGAGCTGAAATCTACCGGCGTTTCGACTCAGGTAGACCTGTTCAATACGGGCCGTTCCGAAGCCGAAGTGCGCGACCTGTTGCGCCAGAATGCCGTACAGCAGGCCGATTTGATTATCGGGCCGGTCTATGACGATTGTTTTGCCCCGGTGGCCGTGTTTGCGGCTGAGCGCGGAATTCCGGTGGTTTCACCGCTGGCATCCATGAATTTTGCAGGCGGTTCGCTGATGTTCGAAGCGGCACCGTTGCAGAGTGCCAAATACGCCAAACTGCAGGACGAGTTTTCACCGTCGAATAACGTGGTGGTCGTATCGGCCACATCGAATAACGATGCGGAAATGCTGGGTGAAATCAACTCCCTGCTGCCTGCGTCGGCCCGTAAAGTCACCTATACGAAGGGTGGGGGCGGCCCGCTGGTCGAAGGCTGGTTGAACATGGATAAGGAGAATGTGTTTGTCGTGCTTTCCGAAAATGAGCAGATGACCGAGGAGATTCTGGCAAGCATCAGCTCGGTGCAAAATTCGCGTATTTCGCGCGGTTTGCCGAGTCCTTCGATCAAAGTGGTGGGTAGTTCGCGCTGGGCGCGCTTTCAGAACCTCGACAAGAACCTGTTTTTTAAATTGAACCTGCGTTATACGACTAATTATCACGCGGACCGGGGTAACGAACGGGTCGCCAATTTCGACCGCCGGTATGTTGCTGCATTCAGCTCATTGCCGTCGATGTACGCCTATCGAGGTTACGACGTGGCCAAGTTGTTCGTGGGCGCGATCAAATTGCACGGCAACGAGTTCGTCTCGTATCTCAATGACCGCGAACTGCCGTTGTTGCAGACTCCTTACCGCTTCGTGCAGCAGGGATCGGACGGCAAGTATTCCAATAACGATTGGGCTAAAGTTTGCTACAACAGTAATTATACGATTGACGTGCAGTAA
- the htpG gene encoding molecular chaperone HtpG yields MQNGKIGVTTENIFPIIKKFLYSDHDIFLRELISNAVDATQKLKTLASIGEFKGELGDLTIMVKLDEKAKTLTISDHGIGMTAEEIDKYINQIAFSGAEEFLEKYKNQSIIGHFGLGFYSAFMVADKVEIITRSYQENSKTMEWSCDGSPEYTMQEAKKQRDRGTDIILHLSEDSLEFNDAARIREILKKHCSFLPVPIAFGKIKEWKDGKYVDTDKDDIINDVEPLWTKKPADITPEQYLEFYRKLYPMAEEPLFHIHLNIDYPFNLTGILYFPKIRNNFEIQKNKIQLYSNQVFVTDSVEGIVPEFLTLLHGVIDSPDIPLNVSRSYLQSDSNVKKISSYITRKVADRLNEIFKQERADYENKWDSLKIFIEYGIITDEKFAEKATDFVLLKNVDQKYFTLSEYATLVKEGQTDKNGNVIYLYATDKQAQYSFIAEAQERGYDVLEMDGQLDNHFISWFESKNQGTRFARVDADVIDKLIEKETKRKMALTTVQQDLLRPVFDAQLPKDDKMHFNVVFEPLDEKQQPVVITQNEFMRRMKDMAAMGGGGMPFYGQMPDSYSVVVNGNHPLVAEILDEVEKGYGADELKGINKKIDTATTDENNLNELLKDKKEEEIAQAEKDKRTELSKKLDELRKERTARLEELGRGNKLVGQLIDLALLAGGMLKGESLNKFIRRSVEMIEK; encoded by the coding sequence ATGCAGAACGGTAAAATAGGCGTTACAACGGAAAACATCTTTCCGATCATCAAAAAATTTCTCTATTCCGATCACGACATTTTCCTGCGCGAGCTGATCTCGAATGCGGTCGATGCGACGCAAAAACTCAAAACCCTCGCCTCGATCGGCGAGTTCAAAGGCGAATTGGGCGACCTGACGATCATGGTCAAACTCGATGAAAAGGCGAAGACCCTGACCATCTCGGATCACGGCATCGGCATGACGGCCGAAGAGATCGACAAATACATCAACCAGATCGCCTTCTCAGGCGCCGAAGAGTTCCTCGAGAAATACAAGAACCAGAGTATCATCGGTCACTTCGGACTGGGGTTCTATTCGGCATTCATGGTGGCCGACAAAGTCGAAATCATCACCCGCTCCTACCAGGAAAACTCCAAAACGATGGAATGGAGCTGCGACGGATCGCCCGAATACACGATGCAGGAGGCTAAAAAACAACGTGACCGCGGAACGGACATTATCCTGCACCTCTCGGAAGACAGCCTCGAATTCAACGACGCGGCCCGCATCCGCGAGATTCTGAAAAAGCATTGCAGTTTCCTGCCCGTTCCCATTGCCTTCGGCAAGATCAAGGAGTGGAAAGACGGCAAATATGTCGACACGGACAAAGACGACATCATTAACGACGTCGAACCGCTGTGGACGAAGAAACCTGCCGACATCACTCCGGAACAATACCTGGAGTTCTACCGCAAACTCTACCCGATGGCCGAGGAGCCGCTGTTCCACATCCACCTGAACATCGACTACCCGTTCAACCTGACGGGTATCCTCTATTTCCCGAAAATCCGCAACAACTTCGAGATCCAGAAGAACAAAATCCAGCTTTACTCGAACCAGGTGTTCGTCACCGATTCGGTGGAGGGAATCGTGCCGGAATTCCTGACGCTGCTCCACGGCGTGATCGACTCGCCGGATATCCCGCTGAACGTATCGCGCAGTTATCTGCAGAGCGATTCGAATGTGAAGAAAATTTCGAGCTACATCACCCGCAAAGTGGCCGACCGGCTCAACGAAATATTCAAACAGGAGCGCGCCGATTACGAAAACAAGTGGGACAGCCTCAAAATATTCATCGAGTACGGCATCATTACCGACGAGAAGTTTGCAGAGAAAGCCACGGATTTCGTACTGCTGAAAAATGTCGACCAGAAATATTTCACGCTGAGCGAATACGCCACATTGGTCAAAGAGGGCCAGACCGACAAGAACGGCAATGTAATCTACCTCTATGCTACGGACAAGCAGGCTCAGTACAGTTTTATCGCCGAAGCGCAGGAGCGCGGCTACGACGTACTGGAGATGGACGGCCAATTGGATAACCATTTCATCAGCTGGTTCGAAAGCAAAAACCAGGGAACACGTTTCGCACGTGTCGATGCGGACGTGATCGATAAACTGATCGAGAAGGAGACCAAACGGAAGATGGCCCTTACGACCGTACAGCAGGATTTGCTGCGTCCGGTATTCGATGCACAGCTTCCGAAGGATGACAAAATGCACTTCAACGTGGTCTTCGAACCGCTGGACGAAAAACAGCAGCCGGTAGTCATCACGCAGAACGAATTTATGCGCCGGATGAAAGATATGGCAGCCATGGGCGGCGGCGGAATGCCGTTCTACGGCCAAATGCCCGACAGTTACAGTGTCGTTGTAAACGGCAACCACCCGCTGGTGGCTGAAATCCTCGATGAAGTGGAGAAGGGTTACGGCGCCGATGAACTCAAGGGCATCAATAAAAAGATCGATACGGCTACGACCGACGAAAACAACCTCAACGAACTGCTCAAGGACAAGAAGGAGGAGGAGATCGCGCAGGCAGAGAAGGACAAACGCACCGAACTCTCCAAAAAACTCGACGAACTGCGTAAAGAGCGCACCGCACGTCTCGAGGAGCTGGGCCGGGGCAACAAGTTGGTCGGACAGTTGATCGACCTCGCACTACTGGCGGGCGGCATGCTCAAAGGCGAAAGCCTCAACAAGTTCATCCGCCGCAGCGTAGAGATGATCGAAAAATAA